From the Gymnogyps californianus isolate 813 chromosome 2, ASM1813914v2, whole genome shotgun sequence genome, one window contains:
- the RAD54B gene encoding DNA repair and recombination protein RAD54B isoform X2 yields the protein MEGKDIGRGTGYKSKELDSLGEGQTLMVGGKEIEVMGVISADDFSSGRCFQAGIGTHDTVPTALSQTNMKPFCKPFKSVCQPNTKENTLKDSQSYKPRHDPNASNSLVMPKPNASHQWTFNKAGLPMVDVVVDPYIANNLRPHQKEGITFLYECVMGMRVSGRFGAILADEMGLGKTLQCIALVWTLLRQGVYGCKPVLKRALIVTPGSLVKNWKKEFQKWLGSERIKVFTVDQDHKVEEFIGSPLYSVMIISYEMLLRSLDQIQAIEFNLLICDEGHRLKNSSIKTTAALSSLSCERRIILTGTPIQNDLQEFYALIEFVNPGILGSLSTYRKIYEEPIVRSREPSATMEEKELGEKRAAELTRLTGLFILRRTQEIINKFLPPKKESIIFCRPTALQLELYRKLLSSRVIRSCLQGRLENSPHLICIGALKKLCNHPCLLFKAIKEESCDPVSDEHDEFSLYEGLIDVFPQDYTSDTFSETDSGKLQVLVKLLAAIHELNSSERVVLVSNYTQTLNILQETCKRYGYSYTRLDGHTPVSQRQQIVDNFNSKFSPAFIFLLSSKAGGVGLNLVGASHLILYDIDWNPATDIQAMARVWRDGQKHTVYIYRLLTTGSIEEKIYQRQISKQDLSGAVVDLSKTSEHIHFSIEELRNLFTLHEDSSCVTHDLLECDCMGKKDHQNPSSEKPSVSRSCQLGQNHGKPNSKKPLSMSQLMQWKHFSGQHHTLADPFLERIKKNVSFIFQNVTSPTSPT from the exons GTACTGGATATAAGTCCAAAGAGCTGGACAGCCTTGGTGAAGGTCAAACACTGATGgttggaggaaaagaaattgaagtgATGGGTGTAATTTCAGCAGATGACTTCAGCAGTGGCAGGTGTTTTCAGGCTGGAATAGGGACTCATGACACAGTCCCAACTGCTTTATCTCAAACTAATATGAAACCATTCTGTAAACCATTCAAAAGTGTCTGTCAACCCAATACTAAAGAGAATACGCTCAAAGATTCTCAAAGCTACAAACCTCGCCACGATCCAAATGCTTCAA ATTCTCTAGTTATGCCAAAACCAAATGCAAGTCATCAGTGGACGTTCAATAAAGCTGGTTTACCTATGGTGGATGTAGTTGTGGATCCTTACATTGCAAATAATCTCCGACCGCATCAGAAAGAAGGAATTACATTTCTATATGAATGTGTAATGGGAATGag AGTTAGTGGCAGATTTGGAGCTATTCTTGCTGATGAAATGGGCTTAGGAAAAACATTGCAATGCATTGCACTTGTCTGGACTCTTCTGCGTCAAGGGGTCTATGGATGCAAACCTGTACTAAAGCGAGCACTAATTGTCACCCCTGGGAGTTTGgtaaaaaactggaaaaaagaatttcagaaatggTTGGGAAGTGAAAGGATCAAAGTCTTTACAGTTGATCAG GACCACAAAGTAGAAGAATTCATTGGTTCTCCACTTTATTCAGTTATGATAATCAGTTACGAGATGCTACTGCGATCTTTGGATCAAATTCAGGCTATAGAATTTAACCTCCTAATCTGTGATGAAGGACATCGTCTGAAAAATAGCTCTATTAAGACGACTGCAGCCCTCAGTAGTCTGTCTTGTGAGAGGAGAATTATCCTTACTG gtACTCCAATCCAAAATGACTTGCAAGAATTTTATGCATTAATAGAGTTTGTGAATCCAGGAATACTTGGTTCTTTATCCACATATAGAAAGATATATGAGGAACCGATTGTCAGATCTAGAGAACCTTCAGCAACAATg GAGGAAAAGGaattaggagaaaaaagagcagcGGAACTCACACGCCTCACTGGACTCTTTATTCTAAGGAGAACACAGGAGATTATAAACAAATTTCTGCCCCCCAAAAAGGAGAGCATAATCTTCTGCCGACCAACAGCACTGCAACTTGAATTGTATCGAAAACTGCTTAGTTCTCGAGTTATTAGGTCCTGTCTACAAGGCAGGCTAGAAAACAGTCCTCACCTAATATGTATAGGAGCTTTGAAAAAACTTTGCAATCATCCATGTCTTCTGTTTAAAGCTATAAAG gaAGAAAGCTGTGATCCTGTGTCTGATGAACATGATGAGTTCAGCCTCTACGAAGGTCTAATAGATGTTTTTCCACAAGATTATACTTCAGACACTTTCTCTGAAACTGATTCAGGAAAATTGCAGGTGCTGGTGAAGTTGTTAGCAGCAATCCATGAGCTCAACTCTTCCGAAAG AGTCGTACTGGTATCCAATTACACTCAGACATTAAACATATTACAAGAGACATGCAAACGTTATGGATACTCTTATACTAGACTTGATGGACATACTCCTGTCTCCCAGAGACAACAGATTGTTGataattttaacagtaaatTCAGTCCAGCTTTTATCTTTTTGCTGAGTTCAAAGGCTGGCGGAGTAGGACTGAATCTGGTCGGAGCATCTCATTTGATCCTGTATGATATTGACTGGAATCCAGCTACGGATATTCAG gcaATGGCTAGAGTGTGGAGAGATGGTCAGAAACATACTGTATATATCTACAGACTGCTAACCACAG GCTCAATAGAAGAAAAGATTTATCAAAGACAGATCAGCAAACAAGACCTTTCTGGGGCAGTTGTAGACCTTTCCAAGACATCTGAACACATCCATTTCTCCATTGAGGAGCTTAGAAATCTCTTTACTCTTCATGAAGATTCCAGCTGTGTTACCCATGACTTGCTTGAGTGTGACTGTATGGGAAAGAAAGACCATCAAA atcctTCCTCAGAAAAGCCTTCTGTATCTAGAAGTTGCCAGCTTGGACAAAACCATGGGAAGCCTAACTCAAAGAAACCACTCTCCATGTCACAGTTGATGCAATGGAAACATTTCTCTGGGCAACATCACACTCTTGCTGATCCTTTCCttgaaaggataaaaaagaatgtatctttcattttccagaatgTAACCAGTCCAACTTCCCCCACCTAA